Proteins found in one Rhodovulum sp. MB263 genomic segment:
- a CDS encoding ABC-F family ATP-binding cassette domain-containing protein codes for MARAPLLQLSSISLTFGGDPVFSGLDLVIQEGDRVALVGRNGSGKSTLMKVMAGLVEADFGTRVLSPGTSVGYMDQEPDLSAFATLGDFAASALAPGEGYRAEIAAEGLKLDLAASAATASGGERRRAALARLLATAPDLMLLDEPTNHLDIEAIGWLETQLAETRSAYVLISHDRAFLRNLTRATHWIDRGEVRRHDRGFAAFEDWRDKVWADEDEARHKLDRRIKAESRWAVEGISARRKRNQGRLRALHAMRDDRSSMIRRQGTAAMALEAGPKSGKRVIEATGISKSFGDRVILRPFSLRIQRGERVALVGPNGVGKTTLLKMLTGELAPDSGELRLGTNLEMAVFDQNRAALDPDMTLWESLAGDPEMRVSGKADQVLVRGQPKHVVGYLKEFLFDDAQARAPVRSLSGGERARLMLARIMARASNLLVLDEPTNDLDVETLDLLQELVSEFDGTVLLVSHDRDFLDRVATTTVAMEGDGRAVVYAGGWSDYRAQRAESTASDSVADQPAAKRSGGRPKSAAPAEAKKAAGLSYTEKHRFDALPGEMERLEAEIAKLEALLEDPELFTREPVKFRKATEALMARQETLAKAEEDWLDLAEKAENAG; via the coding sequence ATGGCCCGCGCACCCCTGCTTCAGCTTTCGTCGATATCGCTCACCTTCGGGGGAGATCCGGTCTTTTCCGGCCTCGATCTTGTGATCCAGGAAGGCGACCGGGTGGCACTGGTCGGTCGCAACGGGTCGGGCAAGTCGACGCTGATGAAGGTCATGGCGGGGCTGGTCGAGGCCGATTTCGGCACCCGCGTGCTCTCTCCCGGCACCTCGGTCGGTTACATGGATCAGGAGCCCGATCTCTCGGCCTTTGCCACGCTGGGCGATTTCGCCGCCTCCGCGCTGGCGCCCGGCGAGGGCTACCGTGCCGAGATCGCGGCCGAGGGGCTCAAGCTCGATCTCGCCGCGTCGGCCGCCACCGCCTCGGGCGGCGAGCGCAGACGCGCGGCGCTGGCGCGCCTGCTGGCCACGGCGCCCGATCTCATGCTGCTGGACGAGCCCACCAACCATCTCGACATCGAGGCCATCGGCTGGCTCGAGACCCAGCTGGCCGAGACCCGGTCGGCCTATGTGCTGATTTCGCATGACCGCGCCTTCCTGCGCAATCTGACCCGGGCGACGCACTGGATCGACCGGGGCGAGGTTCGGCGCCATGATCGCGGCTTTGCGGCATTCGAGGACTGGCGCGACAAGGTATGGGCCGATGAGGACGAGGCGCGCCACAAGCTCGACCGCAGGATCAAGGCCGAATCGCGCTGGGCGGTCGAGGGCATCTCGGCCCGGCGCAAGCGCAACCAGGGTCGCCTGAGGGCGCTTCATGCCATGCGCGACGACCGCTCGTCGATGATCCGCCGCCAGGGCACCGCGGCGATGGCACTGGAGGCGGGGCCCAAATCCGGCAAGCGGGTGATCGAGGCCACCGGCATCTCGAAGAGCTTCGGCGACCGGGTCATCCTGCGGCCTTTCTCGCTTCGCATCCAGCGCGGCGAGCGGGTGGCGCTGGTCGGCCCCAACGGCGTCGGCAAGACAACGCTGCTGAAGATGCTGACCGGCGAGCTTGCCCCCGACAGCGGCGAGCTGCGTCTCGGCACCAATCTCGAGATGGCGGTCTTCGATCAGAATCGCGCAGCGCTCGACCCCGACATGACGCTTTGGGAAAGCCTTGCGGGCGATCCCGAGATGCGGGTCTCGGGCAAGGCCGACCAGGTTCTGGTGCGCGGCCAGCCCAAGCATGTCGTCGGCTATCTCAAGGAATTCCTCTTCGACGATGCCCAGGCCCGCGCCCCGGTGCGTTCGCTGTCGGGCGGCGAACGGGCGCGGCTGATGCTGGCCCGGATCATGGCGCGCGCCTCGAACCTGCTGGTGCTCGACGAACCGACCAACGATCTCGATGTCGAGACGCTCGATCTTTTGCAGGAGCTCGTGTCGGAGTTCGACGGCACCGTGCTTCTGGTCAGCCATGACCGCGATTTCCTCGACCGGGTCGCGACCACCACGGTCGCGATGGAGGGCGACGGCCGCGCGGTGGTCTATGCCGGTGGCTGGAGCGACTATCGCGCCCAGCGGGCCGAGAGCACGGCTTCCGACAGCGTCGCCGACCAGCCGGCAGCGAAGCGTTCTGGCGGGCGACCGAAATCCGCAGCGCCGGCCGAGGCGAAGAAGGCGGCCGGGCTCAGCTATACGGAAAAGCACCGGTTCGACGCGTTGCCGGGCGAGATGGAACGCCTCGAGGCCGAGATCGCCAAGCTCGAGGCGCTGCTCGAGGATCCCGAACTCTTCACGCGCGAGCCGGTCAAGTTCCGCAAGGCGACCGAGGCGCTGATGGCGCGGCAGGAGACCCTGGCAAAGGCCGAGGAAGACTGGCTGGACCTGGCCGAAAAGGCCGAGAACGCGGGCTAG
- a CDS encoding SDR family NAD(P)-dependent oxidoreductase has translation MQISETRAIVTGAASGLGAATARALCAAEAAVTILDRDTERGMELAAEIGAGFQPVDVTDEPSVEQAVGEASAQMGGITACINCAGIATAERTLGRSGPHGLESFRRTVEINLIGSFNVLRLAAAEMAQNAPDDEGCRGVIVNTASIAAYDGQTGQAAYAASKGAIAAMTLPLARDLAGLRIRVMAIAPGIFRTPMLEGLGQEVMDGLAANVPPPHRPGDPAEYAALVLHILQNSYLNAEVIRLDAGLRMR, from the coding sequence ATGCAGATCAGCGAAACCAGGGCCATCGTCACCGGAGCCGCCTCCGGGCTTGGCGCGGCGACCGCGCGCGCGCTTTGTGCAGCCGAGGCGGCAGTCACCATTCTCGACCGGGATACCGAGCGCGGCATGGAACTGGCGGCCGAGATCGGCGCGGGGTTCCAGCCGGTCGACGTGACCGACGAGCCCTCGGTCGAGCAGGCCGTCGGCGAGGCCTCGGCCCAGATGGGCGGCATCACCGCCTGCATCAACTGCGCGGGCATTGCGACGGCCGAGCGCACGCTGGGCCGGTCCGGGCCGCACGGGCTGGAGAGCTTTCGCCGCACCGTCGAGATCAACCTGATCGGCAGTTTCAACGTGCTCCGGCTGGCCGCAGCCGAGATGGCGCAGAATGCCCCCGATGACGAAGGCTGCCGCGGGGTGATCGTCAACACCGCCTCGATCGCGGCCTATGACGGGCAGACGGGCCAGGCCGCCTATGCGGCCTCGAAAGGGGCCATCGCGGCAATGACGCTGCCGCTGGCGCGCGATCTGGCGGGGCTCCGGATCCGGGTGATGGCGATCGCGCCGGGGATTTTCCGCACGCCGATGCTGGAGGGACTGGGGCAGGAGGTGATGGACGGGCTCGCCGCCAATGTGCCGCCCCCGCACCGGCCGGGCGATCCGGCGGAATATGCAGCACTGGTGCTGCATATCCTGCAGAACAGCTATCTGAACGCCGAGGTGATCCGGCTCGATGCGGGCCTGCGGATGAGATGA
- a CDS encoding outer membrane protein: MTSYFATAAVALGLTAAATAPAMAGSYSPAPAEPVIVPAVPAAAPDGDWGGAYLGLSYGYIDVNTDSGATDDNSDAVGIHAGYRWDFGKTVAGVEVEYGEPDLDFVNSTGTDSGSVDNVWRIKGQYGYDFGRTLAYATAGIVPTDTSFGSETGYLIGVGLDYQMTPNWMLGAEVTYEDFDEFGNSGVGADATTAAVRLSYRF; encoded by the coding sequence ATGACGTCCTATTTTGCAACCGCCGCCGTCGCACTGGGTCTGACCGCAGCGGCCACCGCTCCGGCAATGGCCGGCAGTTATTCCCCCGCTCCCGCCGAGCCGGTCATCGTGCCGGCCGTCCCCGCCGCCGCGCCTGATGGCGACTGGGGCGGGGCCTATCTCGGTCTGAGCTACGGCTATATCGACGTGAACACCGATAGCGGTGCGACGGATGACAACAGCGACGCTGTGGGCATCCATGCGGGCTACCGCTGGGACTTCGGCAAGACCGTCGCCGGCGTCGAGGTCGAGTATGGCGAGCCCGATCTGGACTTCGTCAACAGCACCGGGACCGATAGCGGCAGTGTTGACAATGTCTGGCGGATCAAGGGCCAGTACGGCTATGATTTCGGCCGCACCCTGGCCTATGCGACCGCCGGTATCGTGCCGACCGACACGTCTTTCGGCAGCGAGACCGGGTATCTGATCGGTGTCGGTCTCGACTATCAGATGACCCCGAACTGGATGCTGGGCGCCGAAGTCACCTATGAGGACTTCGACGAATTCGGCAATTCGGGCGTCGGTGCCGACGCGACCACCGCTGCGGTGCGTCTGTCCTACCGGTTCTGA
- a CDS encoding MmcQ/YjbR family DNA-binding protein yields MTETSDIPMTEDALCAFCDALPGAARSQPFGPGTEVWKVGGRIFALLAPGSGRISVKCADAEFAAMLIETGRAAKAPYLPRGGWIALGLGALSADELAHRLRESHATVRAGLPRRIREGLG; encoded by the coding sequence ATGACCGAGACATCCGACATCCCGATGACCGAAGACGCGCTCTGTGCCTTCTGCGACGCCCTGCCCGGTGCCGCGCGCAGCCAGCCCTTCGGCCCCGGCACCGAGGTCTGGAAGGTCGGCGGCAGGATCTTCGCGCTGCTGGCGCCGGGCTCGGGCCGGATCTCGGTGAAATGCGCCGATGCCGAATTCGCGGCCATGCTGATCGAGACCGGCCGCGCCGCAAAGGCGCCCTACCTGCCGCGCGGCGGCTGGATTGCGCTCGGGCTCGGGGCGCTGAGCGCCGATGAACTGGCGCACCGGCTGCGCGAAAGCCACGCGACGGTACGCGCAGGCCTGCCGCGCCGGATCAGGGAAGGGCTCGGCTGA
- the cysS gene encoding cysteine--tRNA ligase, translated as MTDIQLYNTRTRRKQRFEPLDPANLRMYVCGPTVYDRAHLGNARPVVTFDMLFRLLRHVYGADHVTYVRNFTDVDDKINAAALKRKQAGDPRPLEELIRERTEETIGWYHADMDALGALRPSQEPRATEFIGQMIAMIGDLVAKGHAYAAEGHVMFRVRSYEAYGALSGRAVDDMIAGARVEVAPFKEDPMDFVLWKPSDGDLPGWDSPWGRGRPGWHIECSAMSHELLGPSFDIHGGGIDLQFPHHENEIAQSCCAHPEGGFAKVWMHNEMLQVEGRKMSKSLGNFFTVRDLLEQGVPGEVIRFVFLSTHYRKPMDWTAEKAREAEATLRKWRGLVAGIEPAPSPAPEVIAALGDDLNTAGAIAELHRLAGAGDLAGLKASAGLLGLFSGQMRERGGQLTADDFSEELGKFLKLRAEAKKAKDYAKADRIRDLLSGVGFSLKDTPDGTEVSIDMLRLAQFLPRSRHGEVRVYVMQPGTKEYAESVSGVREFLRRELRALT; from the coding sequence ATGACCGACATTCAGCTTTACAATACCCGCACCCGCCGGAAGCAGAGGTTCGAGCCGCTCGATCCCGCCAATCTGCGGATGTATGTCTGCGGCCCCACGGTCTATGACCGGGCGCATCTGGGCAATGCCCGGCCGGTGGTGACCTTCGACATGCTGTTCCGGCTGCTCCGCCATGTCTACGGGGCCGATCACGTCACCTATGTGCGGAACTTCACCGATGTCGATGACAAGATCAACGCGGCCGCGCTCAAGCGCAAGCAGGCGGGCGATCCGCGTCCGCTCGAAGAGCTGATCCGCGAGCGCACGGAAGAGACCATCGGCTGGTATCACGCCGACATGGACGCGCTGGGGGCGCTGCGCCCCAGCCAGGAGCCCCGCGCGACCGAGTTCATCGGGCAGATGATCGCGATGATCGGCGATCTGGTCGCGAAGGGCCATGCCTATGCGGCCGAGGGCCATGTGATGTTCCGGGTGCGGTCCTACGAGGCCTATGGCGCGCTGTCGGGGCGGGCGGTCGATGACATGATCGCGGGCGCCCGGGTCGAGGTCGCGCCCTTCAAGGAAGACCCGATGGATTTCGTGCTGTGGAAGCCCTCGGATGGCGATCTGCCGGGCTGGGACAGCCCCTGGGGACGCGGCCGGCCGGGCTGGCATATCGAATGCTCGGCCATGTCCCATGAATTGCTGGGGCCGAGCTTCGACATCCATGGCGGCGGGATCGACCTGCAGTTTCCCCACCACGAGAACGAGATCGCGCAAAGCTGCTGCGCCCATCCAGAAGGCGGTTTCGCGAAGGTCTGGATGCATAACGAGATGCTGCAGGTCGAGGGCAGGAAGATGTCCAAGAGCCTCGGCAACTTCTTCACCGTCCGCGATCTGCTGGAGCAGGGCGTACCGGGCGAGGTGATCCGCTTCGTGTTCCTCTCGACCCATTATCGCAAGCCGATGGACTGGACCGCCGAGAAGGCGCGCGAGGCCGAGGCGACGCTGCGCAAGTGGAGGGGGCTCGTCGCGGGCATCGAACCCGCGCCGAGCCCCGCGCCCGAGGTGATCGCAGCGCTTGGTGACGATCTGAACACGGCGGGCGCGATTGCCGAGCTGCACCGGCTGGCGGGGGCGGGTGATCTCGCGGGGTTGAAGGCCTCGGCCGGGCTTCTTGGCCTGTTTAGTGGCCAAATGAGAGAACGAGGCGGCCAACTCACCGCGGACGATTTTTCCGAAGAGCTTGGCAAATTTCTAAAGCTCCGCGCAGAGGCCAAAAAGGCTAAGGATTACGCAAAGGCGGATCGCATCAGAGACCTTCTTTCTGGTGTCGGGTTCTCATTGAAGGACACACCAGATGGTACGGAGGTTTCCATTGATATGCTTCGCCTAGCTCAGTTCTTGCCGCGATCACGGCACGGAGAAGTGCGCGTCTATGTGATGCAGCCGGGAACGAAAGAGTATGCGGAGTCGGTATCTGGAGTTCGAGAATTTCTTCGCCGTGAGTTGAGGGCGTTGACATGA
- the cimA gene encoding citramalate synthase: protein MKERLYLYDTTLRDGQQTQGVQFSTDEKIRIARVLDDLGLDYIEGGWPGANPTDSAFFEARPRTRATFTAFGMTKRAGRSAENDEVLAGVLNAGTGAVCLVGKTHDFHVTTALGITLEENLENISKSVTHLVAQGREALFDAEHFFDGYKDNPGYALACCQAALEAGARWIVLCDTNGGTLPSGIGRITAEVIAAGIPGERLGIHTHDDTGNAVACSLAAIDAGARQVQGTLNGLGERCGNANLTTLIPTLLLKEPYASRFETAVPGTALAGLTRASRLLDDILNRVPLKGAPYVGASAFAHKAGLHASAILKDPSTYEHVDPSSVGNARIIPMSNQAGQSNLRRRLAEAGIEVAPDDPRLGQILDEVKTREGQGYSYDTAQASFELIARRILGDLPAFFRIRRYRVTVERRQIEAGRVLTLSEAVVVLDVDGDRKLSVSESLDADGNDRGPVNALSKALRKDLGPYQAYIDDMRLVDFKVRITDGGTDAVTRVIIDSADAEGRRWSTVGVSPNIVDASFEALLDAVVWKLVRDGAPDYDAGANDA, encoded by the coding sequence ATGAAAGAGCGTCTCTATCTCTACGACACCACGCTCCGCGACGGGCAGCAGACGCAAGGGGTGCAGTTCTCGACCGACGAGAAGATCCGCATCGCCCGCGTGCTCGATGACCTGGGACTCGACTATATCGAGGGCGGCTGGCCCGGCGCGAACCCGACCGACAGCGCCTTCTTCGAGGCCCGGCCCCGGACCCGGGCGACCTTCACCGCCTTCGGCATGACCAAGCGCGCCGGGCGGTCCGCGGAAAACGACGAGGTGCTGGCGGGCGTTCTGAACGCGGGCACCGGGGCCGTCTGCCTTGTCGGCAAGACCCATGATTTCCACGTCACCACGGCGCTGGGCATCACATTGGAGGAAAACCTCGAGAACATCTCGAAATCCGTCACGCATCTGGTGGCGCAGGGCCGCGAGGCGCTGTTCGATGCCGAGCATTTCTTCGACGGCTACAAGGACAATCCGGGTTATGCGCTGGCTTGCTGCCAGGCCGCGCTGGAGGCCGGCGCGCGCTGGATCGTGCTCTGCGACACCAATGGCGGCACGTTGCCGTCCGGGATCGGCCGGATCACGGCCGAGGTGATCGCGGCGGGCATTCCGGGCGAGAGGCTCGGTATCCATACCCATGACGACACCGGCAATGCGGTCGCCTGCAGCCTTGCCGCCATCGACGCGGGCGCGCGGCAGGTGCAGGGCACGCTGAACGGGCTGGGCGAGCGCTGCGGCAACGCGAACCTCACGACGCTGATCCCGACGCTCTTGTTGAAGGAGCCCTATGCCAGCCGGTTCGAGACGGCCGTGCCGGGCACGGCGCTGGCGGGGCTTACCCGGGCCTCGCGGCTGCTCGACGACATCCTGAACCGGGTGCCGTTGAAAGGCGCGCCCTATGTCGGCGCGTCGGCCTTTGCCCACAAGGCCGGGCTTCATGCCAGCGCGATCCTCAAGGACCCGTCGACCTATGAACATGTCGATCCCTCCTCGGTCGGCAATGCCCGCATCATCCCGATGTCGAACCAGGCCGGGCAGTCGAACCTGCGCCGCCGCCTGGCCGAGGCCGGGATCGAGGTCGCGCCGGACGATCCGCGCCTCGGGCAGATCCTCGACGAGGTGAAGACGCGCGAGGGGCAGGGCTATTCCTACGACACCGCGCAGGCCAGCTTCGAGCTGATCGCGCGGCGGATCCTTGGCGATCTGCCTGCCTTCTTCCGGATCAGGCGCTACCGCGTGACGGTCGAGCGGCGGCAGATCGAGGCCGGGCGGGTGCTCACGCTGTCCGAGGCGGTGGTGGTGCTCGATGTCGATGGCGACCGCAAGCTGTCGGTCTCGGAAAGCCTCGATGCCGACGGCAATGATCGCGGCCCGGTCAATGCGCTCTCGAAGGCGCTGCGCAAGGATCTGGGGCCCTATCAGGCCTATATCGACGACATGCGGCTGGTCGATTTCAAGGTCCGCATCACCGATGGCGGCACCGATGCCGTGACCCGGGTCATCATCGACAGCGCCGATGCCGAGGGGCGGCGCTGGTCGACGGTGGGGGTCTCGCCCAACATCGTGGATGCCTCCTTCGAGGCGCTGCTGGATGCGGTGGTCTGGAAACTGGTGCGCGACGGCGCGCCCGATTACGACGCGGGGGCCAATGACGCTTGA
- a CDS encoding squalene/phytoene synthase family protein — translation MTLEACAEIVRRGDPDRFLAAMAAPVAARARLLPLYAFNVEVARAPWVTGEPLIAEMRLQWWLDVLDEIASGRPVRSHEVATELAGVLDADTARMLVPLVEARRWDAYREPFADEAAFEAHLAAGSGALMRASARVLGAGGGTGDGTESGMAALDDLGVAMGLAGWFRAVPELVVHGRQPLPDDRPEAVARLARSGLARLASARRAGIPAQAVPAARAAWRTGAILTRAAAHPGRVLEGGLEGAEVARRAGLLWRALAGRW, via the coding sequence ATGACGCTTGAGGCCTGTGCCGAGATCGTGCGGCGGGGCGACCCCGACCGCTTTCTGGCGGCGATGGCGGCACCGGTCGCGGCGCGCGCCAGGCTGCTGCCGCTTTATGCCTTCAATGTCGAGGTGGCGCGGGCACCCTGGGTGACCGGGGAGCCGCTGATCGCCGAGATGCGGCTGCAATGGTGGCTGGACGTGCTGGACGAGATCGCCTCTGGCCGCCCGGTCCGCAGCCATGAGGTGGCGACCGAGCTGGCGGGCGTGCTGGATGCCGATACCGCCCGCATGCTGGTTCCGCTGGTCGAGGCCCGGCGCTGGGATGCCTATCGCGAGCCCTTTGCCGACGAGGCCGCTTTCGAGGCCCATCTGGCGGCGGGCTCCGGCGCATTGATGCGGGCCTCGGCCCGGGTTCTGGGCGCGGGCGGCGGTACGGGGGACGGCACGGAAAGCGGCATGGCGGCGCTGGACGATCTCGGCGTCGCGATGGGGCTTGCAGGCTGGTTCCGGGCGGTGCCCGAACTTGTGGTGCATGGTCGTCAGCCGCTGCCCGATGACCGTCCCGAGGCGGTGGCCCGGCTCGCGCGGTCGGGGCTGGCGCGGCTTGCCTCGGCGCGCCGGGCGGGCATTCCGGCACAGGCGGTTCCGGCGGCACGGGCAGCCTGGCGCACGGGCGCGATCCTGACCCGCGCGGCGGCGCATCCCGGGCGGGTGCTAGAAGGCGGTCTCGAAGGCGCCGAGGTGGCGCGCCGGGCGGGGCTTTTGTGGCGCGCTCTGGCGGGGCGCTGGTAG
- a CDS encoding MFS transporter, with protein MTDPLPSSAISPRARRNVTVLVLAQAILGAQISMIFTVGGLAGQTLAPNACLATLPISLIVLGSMLTAGPLSAFMQRHGRRAGFVLGVAGGTAGAGAAGLGLYLGSFPLFLLGALLTGIYMSAQGFYRFAAADTAQGTFQPKAISYVLAGGLVAAILGPQLVKVTAEAMVIPFLGTYLTAIAINIGGVLLFAFLDIPRPPPRDPVHHAGRTRAELLRDPTIAVAIICGMVSYALMNLVMTSTPLAVIGCGFDTGTAADIVTAHVLAMYVPSFFTGHLIARFGARPIVAMGLAILAVAGAVALTGVEIERFFAALVLLGIGWNFGFIGATAMLSSAHGPEERGAVQGMNDILVFGGVTLASLASGGLMNCSGGLPQDGWVAVNLAMVPFLALAGAALIWLVLRPGEKG; from the coding sequence ATGACCGACCCCTTGCCGTCCTCCGCCATTTCCCCCCGCGCCCGGCGTAACGTGACCGTCCTGGTGCTGGCCCAGGCGATTCTCGGCGCGCAGATATCGATGATCTTCACCGTGGGCGGGCTCGCGGGCCAGACTTTGGCGCCCAATGCCTGCCTCGCGACGCTGCCGATCTCGCTGATCGTGCTGGGCTCGATGCTGACGGCGGGGCCGCTTTCGGCCTTCATGCAGCGCCATGGCCGCCGTGCCGGGTTCGTCCTCGGCGTCGCGGGCGGCACAGCCGGTGCAGGGGCTGCCGGGCTGGGGCTGTATCTGGGCTCGTTCCCGCTGTTCCTCTTGGGCGCGCTCCTGACCGGGATCTACATGTCGGCCCAGGGCTTCTACCGCTTCGCCGCCGCCGACACCGCCCAGGGCACCTTCCAGCCCAAGGCGATCTCCTATGTGCTGGCCGGAGGGCTGGTCGCGGCGATCCTCGGGCCGCAGCTCGTCAAGGTCACCGCCGAGGCGATGGTGATCCCGTTCCTCGGCACCTATCTCACCGCCATCGCGATCAATATCGGCGGCGTGCTGCTCTTCGCCTTTCTCGACATCCCCCGCCCGCCGCCGCGCGATCCCGTGCACCATGCCGGGCGGACCCGGGCCGAGCTGCTGCGCGACCCCACCATCGCCGTCGCGATCATCTGCGGGATGGTCTCCTACGCGCTGATGAACCTCGTGATGACCTCGACGCCGCTGGCCGTCATCGGCTGCGGCTTCGACACCGGCACCGCCGCCGACATCGTCACCGCGCATGTGCTGGCGATGTATGTGCCAAGCTTCTTCACCGGGCATCTGATCGCCCGCTTCGGCGCCCGCCCGATCGTGGCGATGGGCCTTGCGATCCTCGCCGTGGCTGGCGCCGTGGCGCTGACCGGGGTCGAGATCGAGCGGTTCTTCGCGGCCCTCGTTCTGCTGGGCATCGGCTGGAATTTCGGCTTCATCGGCGCGACCGCGATGCTGTCCTCGGCACATGGCCCCGAAGAGCGCGGCGCGGTTCAGGGCATGAACGACATCCTCGTCTTCGGCGGGGTCACGCTGGCCTCGCTGGCCTCGGGCGGTCTGATGAACTGCTCGGGCGGCCTGCCGCAGGATGGCTGGGTGGCGGTCAACCTCGCCATGGTGCCGTTCCTCGCGCTGGCGGGCGCGGCCCTGATCTGGCTGGTGCTGCGCCCCGGCGAGAAGGGCTGA
- a CDS encoding DNA-3-methyladenine glycosylase — MVGRIIETEACLAEGAAHLAAVEPRFAHAMSLTGPLPLRRRKDGFEALLSAIVSQQVSVAAAGAIWSRMKAARLTGPRKILWASDEDLRACGLSRQKIRYARALAAAGIDFMALRGAPTDEVVATLVAVSGIGRWTAEIYAMFSLGRADVFAPADLALQESARLLFDLPERPKERALRQMAEPWAPWRAVAARALWAYYRVAKDREGIR, encoded by the coding sequence ATGGTCGGACGCATCATAGAGACCGAGGCCTGCCTGGCCGAAGGCGCGGCGCATCTGGCTGCGGTCGAGCCGCGTTTCGCCCATGCCATGTCCCTGACCGGGCCGCTGCCGCTGCGCCGCCGCAAGGACGGGTTCGAGGCGCTTTTGTCGGCCATTGTCAGCCAGCAGGTTTCGGTCGCGGCGGCCGGGGCGATCTGGAGCCGGATGAAGGCCGCGCGTCTGACCGGGCCGCGCAAGATCCTGTGGGCCTCCGACGAGGATCTGCGCGCCTGCGGGCTGTCGCGCCAGAAGATCCGCTATGCCAGGGCCCTTGCCGCGGCCGGGATCGATTTCATGGCCCTGCGCGGGGCGCCGACCGACGAGGTGGTCGCGACCCTCGTCGCCGTGTCCGGCATCGGCCGCTGGACCGCCGAGATCTACGCCATGTTCTCGCTCGGCCGCGCCGATGTCTTCGCGCCCGCCGATCTGGCGCTGCAGGAATCCGCGAGGCTGCTTTTCGATCTGCCCGAGCGGCCGAAGGAACGGGCGCTGCGGCAGATGGCCGAGCCCTGGGCGCCGTGGCGGGCCGTTGCGGCCCGCGCGCTTTGGGCCTACTACCGGGTGGCCAAGGACAGGGAAGGGATCAGATGA
- a CDS encoding alpha/beta hydrolase: MTRVLETGRAGAAEGRAERLVIFLHGYGANGADLLGLAQPLGPHLPGTAFLAPDAPESCEGVPFGYQWFPIPWIDGSSEEQSEAGMRRAVDDLNAWLDAVMAEEGVGPENTVLFGFSQGTMMALHVAPRRAAPFAGVVGFSGRLLAPEALAAETVSRPPVLLVHGDADDVVPVDSLPEAGNALTAAGFDVYAHVMKGTGHGIAPDGLSVALAFMRERLGLEAAE, from the coding sequence ATGACACGGGTTCTGGAAACGGGCCGCGCCGGCGCGGCCGAGGGCCGGGCAGAGCGGCTGGTGATCTTCCTGCACGGCTATGGCGCGAACGGGGCCGATCTGCTTGGCCTTGCCCAGCCGCTCGGACCGCATCTGCCCGGCACCGCCTTTCTGGCCCCCGATGCGCCCGAAAGCTGCGAGGGCGTGCCCTTCGGCTATCAGTGGTTTCCGATCCCCTGGATCGACGGCTCGTCGGAAGAGCAGAGCGAAGCGGGCATGCGCCGCGCCGTCGACGATCTGAATGCATGGCTCGACGCGGTGATGGCCGAGGAGGGCGTCGGTCCCGAGAACACCGTGCTGTTCGGTTTCTCGCAGGGCACTATGATGGCGCTGCATGTCGCGCCGCGCCGCGCCGCGCCCTTTGCCGGGGTGGTGGGCTTCTCGGGCCGGCTGCTGGCCCCCGAGGCGCTGGCGGCCGAAACGGTGTCGCGCCCGCCGGTTCTGCTGGTGCATGGCGATGCCGACGATGTGGTTCCGGTCGATTCGCTGCCCGAGGCCGGAAATGCCCTCACCGCGGCCGGGTTCGATGTCTATGCCCATGTGATGAAGGGCACCGGACATGGCATTGCACCCGACGGCCTGTCGGTGGCGCTTGCCTTCATGCGCGAGCGCCTCGGTCTCGAAGCCGCCGAATAG